Genomic segment of Streptomyces alboniger:
TACGAAGGAGCCGGGGGCGAACTGGCCGCCCTGGAGGCACGGGCCCGCGCCGCGCGCCGCCCCACGGGTGACGAAGGCCTGATCGTCTGCGACAACCTCGTCCGCGTCTACCGCACCGAAGAGGTCGAGGTGCAGGCGCTCCAGGGCCTCGACCTGGTCGTGTCCGAGGGCGAGTGCGTGGCCCTGGTCGGCGCCTCGGGGTCGGGCAAGTCCACCCTCCTGTCGATCCTCTCGGGACTCGACCTGCCCACCGCGGGCCGCGCGAAGGTCGCGGGCCACGACCTGCTCGCCATGGGGCGCCGCGAACGCCTCGGCTACCGCAGGCACACCGTCGGCTTCGTCTGGCAGCAGGCCGGGCGCAACCTCCTGCCCTATCTGACCGCGCTGGAGAACGTGGCGCTGCCGATGAAGTACGCGCGCGTGCCGCGTCGTTCACGCCGGGAGAAGGCCGCCGAACTGCTCGGCGTCCTCGGCGTCGCGCACTGCCGCGACCGGCGGCCCACCGAACTCTCCGGCGGCGAACAGCAGCGCGTCGCCGTCGCGGTCGCCACCGCCAACTCCCCGCGCGTACTGCTCGCCGACGAGCCCACCGGGGAGCTGGACACCGCCGGCGGGGAGAGCGTCTTCGCGGCCCTGCGCCGCGCCAACGAACACCTGGGCGCGACCGTGCTGGTCGTCACCCACGACCCGCTCGTCTCCGAGCAGGTCCGTCGCACCGTACGCATCCGCGACGGCCGTACCTCTACCGAGACGCTCCGTGAGCGGGACGGCAGGGGAGAGGAGTTCACGGTCCTCGACCGGGCGGGGCGCTTGCAACTGCCGGAGGAGTACGTCGAGCGGTACGGGCTACGGGGACGGGTGCGGCTGACGGCGGAGCCGGACCACGTGGGGGTGTGGCCGGACGGGACGGAGCCACCGGACGACGGGACACCGAATGAGACACGGACGAGCGGGGCCGATCGGCGAAAGCGGCATTGAGGGGAGCATTCCGTGCCAGATGCCATGGTCCTCGTCGAGGACCTCCACCGTACGTACGGCGCCGGGGCCGCCGCCGTGCACGCCCTGCGCGGCGTCTCCTTCGCCGTCCCGCGCGGCGAACTCGTCGCCCTGAAGGGCCGCTCCGGGTCCGGCAAGACGACCCTGCTCAACCTCGTGGGCGGGCTCGACACCCCCGGCCGGGGGGAGATCACCGTGGACGGCGTGCGGCTCGCGGGCCTCGGCGAGAGCGGCCTCCTTGAGCTGCGCCGCGACCGCCTCGGCTTCGTCTTCCAGTCCTTCGGGCTCATCCCCATCCTGACCGCCGCCGAGAACGTCGGCGTGCCGCTGCGGCTGAAAAAGACGGACCCACGCGCGCGGGAGGAACGCGTCGCCCTGCTGCTGGCCCTCGTCGGCCTCGCGGACCACGCCCGGCAACGGCCCGGCGAACTCTCCGGAGGGCAGCAGCAGCGCGTGGCGATCGCCCGCGCCCTCGCCAACAAGCCCTCCTTGCTGATCGCCGACGAGCCCACCGGGCAGCTCGACGCGGAGACCGGGCTCGCCGTGATGGAGCTGCTGCGCGCTGTCGTCCGCGGTGAGGGCGTCACCGCCCTGGTGGCCACGCACGACGCGGCGCTGCTCGATCTGGCCGACCGGGTCCTCGAACTGCGCGACGGGGAGATCGTCGAGCACTGACCCCGGCGGGCATCAGGGTTCTGTCAAGGACGCCGGCCCCGCACACCCTTGTCCGCGATGCCGGAATTGTTGGCCGTAAGGTCGACGCTGCGTACACAGTTGTTTCGGGAAGACAATGGGGCCATGGCACGCGGCAAGCTTCGGATATACCTCGGTGCGGCACCGGGCGTCGGCAAGACGTACGCCATGCTCTCCGAGGCACACCGGCGTGTGGAGCGCGGCACCGACTGCGTCGTCGGCTTCGTGGAGCACCACGACCGGCCGCGCACCGAGGTCATGCTGCACGGCCTCGAACATGTGCCCCGCAAGGACCTGGAGTACCGCGGCACGGCCTTCACCGAGATGGACGTCGACGCGGTCCTCGACCGCGCCCCCGCCGTCGCCCTGGTCGACGAACTCGCCCACACCAACGTCCCCGGCTCCCGCAACGCCAAGCGCTGGCAGGACGTCGAGGAGCTGCTCGCGGCGGGCATCGACGTCGTCTCGACCGTGAACATCCAGCACCTGGAGTCCCTCGGCGACGTCGTCGAGTCGATCACCGGCGTGCGCCAGCGCGAGACCGTGCCCGACGAAGTGGTGCGCCGCGCCGACCAGATCGAGCTGGTCGACATGTCGCCCCAGGCGCTGCGCCGCCGCATGGCCCACGGCAACATCTACAAGCCCGACCGCATCGACGCCTCCCTCTCCAACTACTTCCGGCCCGGCAACCTCACCGCCCTGCGCGAGCTGGCGCTGCTGTGGGTCGCCGACCGCGTCGACGAGTACCTCCAGCAGTACCGGGGCGAGCACAACATCCGCTCCACCTGGCAGGCCCGCGAGCGCATCGTCGTCGGACTGACGGGCGGCCCCGAGGGGCGCACGCTGATCCGGCGCGCCTCCCGGATGGCCGCCAAGGGCTCGGGCAGCGAGATCCTCGCCGTCTACATAGCCCGCAGCGACGGCCTGACCGCCGCCTCCCCCAAGGAACTGGCCGTCCAGCGCACCCTGGTCGAGGACCTCGGCGGCACCTTCCACCACGTCATCGGCGACGACATACCGGCCGCGCTGCTCGACTTCGCCCGGGGGGTCAACGCCACCCAGATCGTCCTCGGCTCGTCCCGCCGCAAGACCTGGCAGTACGTCTTCGGGCCGGGCGTCGGCGCGACCGTCGCCCGCGACTCGGGGCCCGACCTGGACGTGCACATCGTCACGCACGGCGAGGTCGCCAAGGGGCGCGGCCTGCCCGTCGCCCGCGGCGCGCGCCTCGGGCGGTCCCGGATCATCTGGGGCTGGTTGGTCGGCGTGGGCGGCCCCGCGCTCCTGACACTGCTGCTCACCCATGTCGACGCCGACCTCGGCCTCGCCAACGACATGCTGCTGTTCCTGACGCTGACGGTGGCCGCCGCCCTGCTCGGCGGACTCCTGCCCGCCCTCGCCTCCGCGGCCGTGGGTTCCCTGCTCCTCAACTACTACTTCACGCCGCCCCTGCATCTGTGGACGGTCTCCAACAACAAGAACATCGTCGCCATCGCCGTCTTCGTCGGTGTCGCGGTGTCCGTGGCGTCGGTGGTGGACCTCGCCGCCCGCCGCACCCACCAGGCCGCCAGACTGCGCGCCGAGTCGGAGATACTCTCCTTCCTCGCGGGCAGCGTCCTGCGCGGCGAGACCAGCCTGGAAGCCCTCCTGGAGCGGGTCCGCGAGACGTTCGCCATGGAGTCCGTGGCGCTCCTGGAACGCGCGGGCGACACCGCGCCCTGGACCTGCGCGGGCAGTGTCGGCGACGGCCGCCCGCTGCTCCGCCCCGAGGACGCCGACGTGGACATGCCGGTCGGCGACCATCTGGCCCTCGCCCTGTCCGGCCGTGTCCTGCCCGCCGAGGACCGCCGGGTGCTCGCCGCGTTCGCCGCGCAGGCCGCCGTCGTCCTGGACCGCCAGCGCCTGCAGTCCGAGGCCGACCAGGCCCGCACCCTCGCCGAGGGCAACCGCATCCGCACCGCGCTGCTCGCCGCCGTCAGTCATGACCTCCGTACGCCCTTGGCCGGCATCAAGGCGGCCGTGACCTCGCTGCGCTCCGACGACGTCGAGTGGTCCGAGGAGGACGAGGCCGAGCTCCTCGCCGGCATCGAGGACGGCGCCGACCGCCTGGAGCACCTCGTGGGCAACCTCCTCGACATGTCCCGGCTCCAGACCGGCACGGTCACCCCGCTGATCCGCGAGATCGACCTCGACGAGGTGGTCCCCATGGCGCTCGGCGGCGTCCCCGACGGCAGCGCGGAGCTGGACGTTCCCGAGACGCTGCCGATGGTCGCCGTGGACAAGGGCCTGCTGGAGCGGGCGGTCGCGAACATCGTCGAGAACGCCGTCAAGTACGCCCCCGAGGGCGAGCCCGTCAAGGTCTCCGCCAGCACCCTGGGCGAGCGCGTGGAGGTCCGCGTGGTCGACCGCGGCCCCGGCGTCCCCGATGCCGCCAAGGACCGCATCTTCGCGCCCTTCCAGCGTTACGGTGACGCTCCGCGCGGCGCGGGCGTAGGCCTCGGTCTCGCCGTGGCCCGCGGCTTCGTCGAGGCCATGGGCGGCACCCTCGCCGCCGAGGACACCCCCGGCGGCGGCCTCACCATGGTCCTCACCCTGCGAGCGGTGGCCGGGCGGCCGCCGGACCGCGCGGACCTTCCCGATCTCCCCGATCTCTCCGCCCAGGTCACCCAGTGACCGCGAACCAGAAGCCAGAAAGGCAGGCCGGCATGACCCGGGTGCTCGTGGTCGACGACGAGCCGCAGATCGTACGCGCCCTCGTGATCAACCTGAAGGCGCGCAAGTACGAGGTGGACGCGGCCCCCGACGGCGCGACGGCGCTCCAGCTGGCCGCCGCCCGCCACCCCGACGTGATCGTGCTCGACCTCGGTCTGCCCGACATGGACGGCGTGGAGGTCATCAGGGGCCTGCGCGGCTGGACGCGCGTCCCGATCCTCGTCCTGTCCGCGCGGCACAGCTCGGACGAGAAGGTCGAGGCCCTGGACGCGGGCGCCGACGACTACGTGACCAAGCCGTTCGGCATGGACGAGCTGCTGGCCCGCCTGCGCGCCGCCGTCCGCAGGGCCGAGCCCACCGGCGCGGGCGAGGACGACATCATGGTCGACACCGAGGACTTCTCCGTCGACCTGGCGGCCAAGAAGGTCAACCGCGGTGGCCGTGACGTGCGCCTGACCCCGACCGAGTGGCACCTCCTGGAGGTGCTCGTGCGCAACACCGGCCGCCTGGTCAGCCAGAAGCAGCTGCTCCAGGAGGTGTGGGGGCCCTCCTACGGCACGGAGACCAACTATCTGCGGGTCTACATGGCGCAGTTGCGCCGCAAGCTGGAGGCGGATCCGGCACATCCGCGGCACTTCATCACGGAGCCGGGGATGGGATACCGCTTCGAGCGTTGAGGTCCGCCGTGAGCGGGCATAAGCCGTGAGCGGGCACAAGCACAGATGAGCGCACCCCTTTCCCGCGTGTCGGTGCCCCCCGGTACGCTTCCTGTATGAGTGCTGTTCCTGGTTCCGAAAAGCCGGCAGGCCGTTTCCGGCGCATGCTCGACCGGCTGTCCTCCTCCCAGGAGGATCTGGAGTCGGAGGAGCTGCGTGAGGACTCCGAGACAGCGGGCTGCGTCCGCATCGGCGACTGCCAAGACCGCCAGATAGTCACCGTTACTGGTACCTTGCGCACGGTCACCCTGCGTCCACGAGCCGGGGTCCCCGCGCTGGAGGCCGAGCTGTTCGACGGCTCCGCGGCGCTGGACGTGGTGTGGCTCGGCAGGCGCTCCATCGTCGGGATAGAGCCGGGGCGCAAGCTGATCGCATCGGGCCGGATCTCGATGAGCCGGGGCCGCCGGGTGCTCTTCAACCCCAAGTACGAACTCAGACCGCTCGGACGGGAGTAGCCGGTGACGTCCCTCGACAAGCCGACGGACCAAGGGAAAGCGGATCAGGAAGACGCCGACTCCAGGGCCGTGACCGAGGCAGCGCTCTTCGAGGCCTTCGGCGGCGTGCGGGGCATGGTGGAGACGGTCGTTCCCGGCCTGCTCTTCGTGACCATCTTCACGATCAACAAGGACCTGCACATGGCGGCCATCGCGGCCCTCGCCATGTCCGTGGTGCTCGTGGTGGTCCGCCTGGTCATGAAGGACACCGTCAAGCACGCCTTCAGCGGCGTCTTCGGGGTCGCCTTCGGCGTGGTCTTCGCGATGATGACCGGCAACGCCAAGGACTTCTACCTGCCGGGCATGCTCTACACCCTGGGCCTCGCCCTGGCCTACATCATCACGACCCTCGCGGGCGTCCCGCTGATCGGTCTGATCCTCGGCCCGGTCTTCAAGGAGAACCTCTCCTGGCGCACCCGCAACCCCGGCCGCAAGAAGGCGTACGCGAAGGCCAGCTGGGCCTGGGGCCTGATCCTGCTCGCCAAGTGCGCGATCCTCTTCCCGCTGTACTGGTGGGCCGACACCACGCAGTTCGGCTGGGTCCTGGTCGCCCTGAAGATCCCGCCGTTCCTGCTCGCCGTCTACCTCACCTGGCTCTTCCTCGCGAAGGCCCCGCCGCCGATCGACGTCTTCGCCGAGATGGAGGCCGCCGAGAAGGCGGAGGAGGAGCGCAAGGCCGCGGCGCGGGGCCAGGAAAGCGCCCCATAGGGGCGCGGGGAACTGCGCGACCGGCCACGACGGACCCGCAGAGGACATACGAGATGGGGGCGCCCGGTAAATCACCGGGCGCCCCCATCCGCGTACAGCGCCCCGGGGCTAGTCCCCGCGACGCACCGAAAGCAGATCCTCAAGCTGCTCCTCACGCGCCTGCGCGGCCACGAAGAGAAGCTCGTCCCCCGCCTCCAGGGAGTCGTCCGGCGTCGGCGCGAGGACGCGCGTACCGCGGATGATCGTCACCAGCGAGGTGTCCTCGGGCCATTCGACGTCACCGACGCGCGTGCCCGCGAGGGCCGACTCGGGCGGCAGCGTCAGCTCGACGAGGTTCGCGTCGCCGTGGCTGAAGCGCAGCAGCCGGACGAGATCGCCGACGCTGACCGCCTCCTCGACGAGCGCGGACATCAGACGCGGCGTGGAGACCGCGACGTCGACGCCCCAGGACTCGTTGAAGAGCCACTCGTTCTTGGGGTTGTTCACGCGGGCGACGACCCGCGGGACGCCGTACTCCGTCTTGGCGAGGAGGGAGACGACGAGGTTGACCTTGTCGTCGCCGGTCGCGGCGATCACGACGTTGCAGCGCTGGAGCGCCGCCTCGTCCAGGGAGGTGATCTCGCAGGCGTCGGCGAGCAGCCACTCGGCCTGCGGGACGCGCTCGACGGAGATGGCCGTCGGCGCCTTGTCGACGAGAAGGACCTCGTGGCCGTTCTCCAAAAGCTCACCGGCGATGGAGCGGCCCACGGCGCCGGCTCCGGCAATGGCGACCCTCATCAGTGACCGCCCTCCTCGGGGCCTTCGGCGAACGCCGCTTCGACCTTGTCGACCTGATCGGTGCGCATCATCACGTGCACCAGGTCGCCCTCCTGGAGGACCGTCTGCGAGGTCGGCAGGACCGCCTCGCCCAGCCGGGTGAGGAAGGCCACGCGGACGCCGGTCTCCTCCTGGAGCCGGCTGATCTTGTGCCCGATCCAGGCCGGCGAGGCGTGGACCTCGGCGAGCTGGACGCCGCCGGTGGGGTCGCGCCACAGCGGCTCGGCCCCCGAGGGGAGCAGACGGCGCAGCATCTGGTCGGCGGTCCAGCGGACCGTGGCGACCGTGGGGATGCCGAGGCGCTGGTAGACCTCGGCGCGGCGCGGGTCGTAGATGCGGGCCGCGACGTTCTCGATGCCGAACATCTCGCGGGCCACGCGCGCGGCGATGATGTTCGAGTTGTCGCCGCTGCTGACGGCGGCGAAGGCGCCCGCCTCCTCGATGCCGGCTTCGCGCAGGGTGTCCTGGTCGAAGCCGACGCCGGTGACGCGGCGGCCGCCGAATCCGGAGCCCAGGCGGCGGAAGGCCGTGGGGTCCTGGTCGACCACGGCGACCGTGTGCCCCTGTTGTTCCAGGGTCTGCGCGAGAGCGGAACCGACTCTCCCGCAGCCCATGATGACGATGTGCACGACCGTCCTTCCGGCTGTGTCAATACTTTGTGCTCAGGCTGAACGGTAAAAGCGTCTCAGACCGGAGCCCAAGCTACACACGCGCGGTCCGCCGAGGGCACCCCCGTGCACGTCCCGGACGGGTGGGCCCGGCGCTCAGTCCACGCTGCGCAGCAGCCCCTCGACGTTCTGCAGCCGGTGGCCCAGCTCGACGAGCTGCAAGCGGGTCGCCTCCTGCTCCGACCTGGCGCGTTCGACCGCCTCGCGGTACTCGTGCATGGCCTCGGCGTACTGCCGGTCACGCTCGCGGTTGCGCTGCGTCTGGAAGTAGGCGACGGCGACGATCGCGCCGGCGAGTATCAGGAAAAATGCGACCGGGATGATCACGTCGTCCACTAGGGCGTCCCTCTGTCCGATTGCTGTCCGTCGTCGCCCGTCCGGCCTCGCTGGACGGCCGCGACGATCGTATCCACGTTCAACTGCACGTCGAACGGCGC
This window contains:
- a CDS encoding sensor histidine kinase, with translation MARGKLRIYLGAAPGVGKTYAMLSEAHRRVERGTDCVVGFVEHHDRPRTEVMLHGLEHVPRKDLEYRGTAFTEMDVDAVLDRAPAVALVDELAHTNVPGSRNAKRWQDVEELLAAGIDVVSTVNIQHLESLGDVVESITGVRQRETVPDEVVRRADQIELVDMSPQALRRRMAHGNIYKPDRIDASLSNYFRPGNLTALRELALLWVADRVDEYLQQYRGEHNIRSTWQARERIVVGLTGGPEGRTLIRRASRMAAKGSGSEILAVYIARSDGLTAASPKELAVQRTLVEDLGGTFHHVIGDDIPAALLDFARGVNATQIVLGSSRRKTWQYVFGPGVGATVARDSGPDLDVHIVTHGEVAKGRGLPVARGARLGRSRIIWGWLVGVGGPALLTLLLTHVDADLGLANDMLLFLTLTVAAALLGGLLPALASAAVGSLLLNYYFTPPLHLWTVSNNKNIVAIAVFVGVAVSVASVVDLAARRTHQAARLRAESEILSFLAGSVLRGETSLEALLERVRETFAMESVALLERAGDTAPWTCAGSVGDGRPLLRPEDADVDMPVGDHLALALSGRVLPAEDRRVLAAFAAQAAVVLDRQRLQSEADQARTLAEGNRIRTALLAAVSHDLRTPLAGIKAAVTSLRSDDVEWSEEDEAELLAGIEDGADRLEHLVGNLLDMSRLQTGTVTPLIREIDLDEVVPMALGGVPDGSAELDVPETLPMVAVDKGLLERAVANIVENAVKYAPEGEPVKVSASTLGERVEVRVVDRGPGVPDAAKDRIFAPFQRYGDAPRGAGVGLGLAVARGFVEAMGGTLAAEDTPGGGLTMVLTLRAVAGRPPDRADLPDLPDLSAQVTQ
- a CDS encoding response regulator, producing MTRVLVVDDEPQIVRALVINLKARKYEVDAAPDGATALQLAAARHPDVIVLDLGLPDMDGVEVIRGLRGWTRVPILVLSARHSSDEKVEALDAGADDYVTKPFGMDELLARLRAAVRRAEPTGAGEDDIMVDTEDFSVDLAAKKVNRGGRDVRLTPTEWHLLEVLVRNTGRLVSQKQLLQEVWGPSYGTETNYLRVYMAQLRRKLEADPAHPRHFITEPGMGYRFER
- a CDS encoding potassium channel family protein, which encodes MHIVIMGCGRVGSALAQTLEQQGHTVAVVDQDPTAFRRLGSGFGGRRVTGVGFDQDTLREAGIEEAGAFAAVSSGDNSNIIAARVAREMFGIENVAARIYDPRRAEVYQRLGIPTVATVRWTADQMLRRLLPSGAEPLWRDPTGGVQLAEVHASPAWIGHKISRLQEETGVRVAFLTRLGEAVLPTSQTVLQEGDLVHVMMRTDQVDKVEAAFAEGPEEGGH
- a CDS encoding OB-fold nucleic acid binding domain-containing protein, which produces MSAVPGSEKPAGRFRRMLDRLSSSQEDLESEELREDSETAGCVRIGDCQDRQIVTVTGTLRTVTLRPRAGVPALEAELFDGSAALDVVWLGRRSIVGIEPGRKLIASGRISMSRGRRVLFNPKYELRPLGRE
- a CDS encoding ABC transporter ATP-binding protein yields the protein MVLVEDLHRTYGAGAAAVHALRGVSFAVPRGELVALKGRSGSGKTTLLNLVGGLDTPGRGEITVDGVRLAGLGESGLLELRRDRLGFVFQSFGLIPILTAAENVGVPLRLKKTDPRAREERVALLLALVGLADHARQRPGELSGGQQQRVAIARALANKPSLLIADEPTGQLDAETGLAVMELLRAVVRGEGVTALVATHDAALLDLADRVLELRDGEIVEH
- a CDS encoding DUF3159 domain-containing protein; the encoded protein is MTSLDKPTDQGKADQEDADSRAVTEAALFEAFGGVRGMVETVVPGLLFVTIFTINKDLHMAAIAALAMSVVLVVVRLVMKDTVKHAFSGVFGVAFGVVFAMMTGNAKDFYLPGMLYTLGLALAYIITTLAGVPLIGLILGPVFKENLSWRTRNPGRKKAYAKASWAWGLILLAKCAILFPLYWWADTTQFGWVLVALKIPPFLLAVYLTWLFLAKAPPPIDVFAEMEAAEKAEEERKAAARGQESAP
- a CDS encoding potassium channel family protein, with product MRVAIAGAGAVGRSIAGELLENGHEVLLVDKAPTAISVERVPQAEWLLADACEITSLDEAALQRCNVVIAATGDDKVNLVVSLLAKTEYGVPRVVARVNNPKNEWLFNESWGVDVAVSTPRLMSALVEEAVSVGDLVRLLRFSHGDANLVELTLPPESALAGTRVGDVEWPEDTSLVTIIRGTRVLAPTPDDSLEAGDELLFVAAQAREEQLEDLLSVRRGD
- a CDS encoding ABC transporter ATP-binding protein encodes the protein MTEPSSYEGAGGELAALEARARAARRPTGDEGLIVCDNLVRVYRTEEVEVQALQGLDLVVSEGECVALVGASGSGKSTLLSILSGLDLPTAGRAKVAGHDLLAMGRRERLGYRRHTVGFVWQQAGRNLLPYLTALENVALPMKYARVPRRSRREKAAELLGVLGVAHCRDRRPTELSGGEQQRVAVAVATANSPRVLLADEPTGELDTAGGESVFAALRRANEHLGATVLVVTHDPLVSEQVRRTVRIRDGRTSTETLRERDGRGEEFTVLDRAGRLQLPEEYVERYGLRGRVRLTAEPDHVGVWPDGTEPPDDGTPNETRTSGADRRKRH